The Dyadobacter sp. 676 DNA window TGGTTGCCTGTAAAGAAGAAAAAGTAGATTCTCCCGAAATTACGGTATTAGCTCCGAGGTCTCATCAGGTTGTTGCAGACAAGGATAGTGTTCAAATCGAAGCGATTTTCAGACCGAAAGGCGCGTCGGTTAGCAGCTATTCCATGACCGTAAAGACGAAGAATAACAAATGGTTATTTAATACCCAAAGGAGCTGCCAATGCGACACCAAAGATAGCGTTAAAGTAAAAACGTCCTTTTATTACGACATCAATAAGACATCAGACGTATTTCTCGAAATTAAAGCAATGCTCGACGACGGTCGGGAAATTGCGGAAAAAATTCCGTTTGTACTAACTGACTAGAATTGTCACGTTGCCAACGCCGTGCCATACACGGCGTTGTTAATTTATTCATCAACAACCCAAAATCTTGCGGCCATGAAGCAATTCCTTGCAATTGTGTCAATGCTCGTTGCCACTCATGTATATGCACAACGTATAACCATCAGCGGCTTTGTAAAGGAAGCAAAGAGCCAGGAGCAGTTACCCGGTGTCAATGTCTACATTCCGGGCACTTCATTCGGTACAGTCACCAATACTTACGGATTTTATTCGCTGACTTTCCCGCAGACCGATTCCGCCGCCGTTTTATTTTCGTCCGTCGGTTATCGGAGACAGGAACGTAGGATCGGTCTCAAAGGGAATGGAACGCTGAACGTCTGGCTTGTACATGGCAACCAGCTTGATGAAGTGGTCGTTACGGCGCACCACGAAAATCCGGCAAGCAGCGTCCAAATGAGCCAGATCGACGTTCCTGTTCAGCAAATCAAGAAAATTCCATCGTTTTTCGGAGAAAAGGACATATTGAAGGTCTTCCAACTGATGCCAGGCGTCCAGAAAGGAACGGAAGGCCAGACCGGCCTGTATGTTCGCGGAGGCGGGCCGGACCAAAACCTGATCATTCTGGACGATGCTGTCGTGTACAATGCCAACCACCTGTTCGGTTTCTTTTCTGTCTTCAACAGCGATGCCATCAAAAGCGTGGAGCTTACCAAGGGCGGCTTTCCGGCGAGGTTCGGAGGACGACTTTCATCAGTAGTTGAAATGAACATGAAAGAAGGGAGCAAAGATCGCCTGCATGGTGAAGGAGGCATCGGCTTACTGTCCTCACGACTGACGCTGGAAGGGCCTGTTCGCAAAGAGAAGTCGTCATTCCTGCTTTCCGCCAGGAGGACGTATGCCGACGTACTGGCCGCCCCCATTATTGCCCATGCACAAAAAGGCCAAAAAGACCGTACGAAGCCCGGTTATTACTTTTACGACCTGAATGCCAAAGTGAATTTCGACATCGGGCCGAAAGATAAGCTGTACCTGAGCGGCTACTTTGGCAGGGATAAATTCTACATGCATGAAAAAAGCACATTCTACCGATCGAACAACGGGTTGGATTGGGGTAATGCAACCGGCACTTTCAGGTGGAACCATCTTTTTTCCCAAAAACTGTTCACCAACTCGTCATTAATTTTCAGCAACTTCGACTTCGGCGTCCTCAACGCGTTTACCGACCTGAACAGCGAAGGCGCCGAAATCGGGTACAACAGCTATCGTTACAATTCCAGGATCAGGGATGTCAGCGTAAAAACAGACTTTGATTATTATCCTACTTCCCGACACACCATCAAGTTTGGATTACAAGGCACATTCCACAGATCCAGACCGTCTGTGCTGGCGATTACCGGAACGGACATCAATGAGCCCGCAAGCCAGCCTGTTCAAACTTTCGACTCCTTCGAAACCGGAATCTATGCGGAAGACACCTGGCATTTATTCAATGCATTAAAAATCAATGGGGGGATCCGGTTAAGTACGTTCAACACGCAGGGCAAAACGTACATCCGCCCGGAACCGCGGGTCTCCACCGCTGTCCAACTGGCGCAGAATCTCTCTATGAAACTATCCTACGCTGCCATGAACCAGTATGTGCACTTACTGTCCAACACGGGCATCGGCCTGCCTACCGATCTTTGGGTGCCAGCGACAAGGAAAATTGTGCCGCAACGTTCGGAACAATTCGCAGGAGGTTTTGCCCGATACCTGGAAAGACCTGCATTAACCGTTACGCTGGAAGGTTACTATAAAAAAGATGGACCATATCCTTTCCTATAAAGAGGGAGCTTCGTTTCTGAACCTCGAAGGCGAAAATGCCAACGAAATAGACTGGCAGGACAATGTAACGGCCGGTCGGGGCTGGTCTTACGGAAGCGAACTGTTGGTGCAAAAGAAATCGGGGCGGCTGTCGGGTTGGGTTGCCTATACCTTGTCTTGGACCCGATGGAATTTTTCGGAGCTCAATTTCGGGAAGACGTTCTATCCGAGGCACGACCGACGCCATGACATTTCTGTTGTTGGCATATATGAAGTCAACAAGCGTATCACCCTGTCAGCTAACTGGGTATATGGAACGGGGAATGCACTTACGCTGCCGGTTGCAGGGTACAAGGCAGTCATGGAGAGATTCATGGGCGCCGCGATCGGTAACGACGCTCATTTAGTTAATACGAAAATGACGGAATACTCCGGACGAAGCAATTTTCGCGCCGAGCCATTTCATCGAATGGACCTGGCCATTCAGTTTCATAAACAGAAAAGGCGGTATGAAAGGACATGGGAAATTGCCGTCTACAACGCTTACAGCAGAAAAAACCCCTTTTTCTACGACGTCGACACCGAGCAAGCGAACAAGAATGCATTGAAGAAATACTCGCTGTTTCCCATACTGCCGTCTTTCAGTTACAATTTTAAATTTTAAACCGCACACTTATGAAACCGATATCGTTTGTTCTCATTCTGGTTGCTCTGACCTCCTGCGAAACGTTGGTCAGCGACATTCCCGCGTCCAGATTACCGAAGGCGACATCCAAATTGGTTGTGCATTCCTTTATCTCGCCGCAAAACGACAGGATTAATGTTGCTGTTACGGAATCTGTACCATTATTCTCAGACACGGACACAAAAGAAGACGTAATAAAAACCGCGATGGTCAGGATTTCGGATGGATCAAATGAAATAATTCTTCCATTCGACCCCAACAGCCAGCTATACAGTATCGATCAGAGCAGGTTCCCGATCGTCGCTTCAAAAACTTACTCGCTTCATGTCTCGGACGGTAACAGGGACGTTAGGGCAACCTGCACTGTTCCACGAAATGCGCCCGTAATCAAATCGTACATAATCGATACGACAACTAACAGCCTGTTCACCCGCCGGGACACATCGCTTACGCTTAAAATGACCTGGCAGGATATCCCAAATGATACGAATTACTATCGGGTAAGGGCAGTGGCAGAAGTAGAATATGACGTACCGGATCCGGGCGTAAAGGGAAAAAGAATCCGAAACAGATTCGATTTCTCATGGGACGAAACATCCGGGCGCAGCGAATGGCAATCCGACCGGAATCTGGATGGCTCGCTGTTTTCGTCACCGACCGGCAAAGTCTTTATGCCGACCTTCTCCCCGATACAAACCCAGGATACTGCGCCCAAGCCATTTTATTCCAAATGCCGGCTTGTTTCCGTCACCATGATGGTCTATAATTCCGATGTGAATTACTTCAAATACCATCGCTCGTTACAGCAGCGGATAGACACCGAGAATCCCTTTACCGAACCGTCCGTCATCTACAACAACATCGAGGGCGGCCTGGGCTGCTTTGGCGCATACAACATCGGAAAGCTCGTATACAAGCCTGACTAAACGAGATTTTTCCTTACCTTTGCCGCCACTTTTACGATGATCCAGTAGTACCAAAACAGATACAATGACCTCGCATCAAATACGTCAGGCCTTTCTTGATTTTTTCCGCAGTAAAGAGCATTTAATAGTACCCTCGGCACCGTTGGTGGCCAAGAACGACCCTACCCTGATGTTCAACAACTCGGGGATGGCGCAGTTCAAGGACTTTTTCCTCGGCAACGGCACGCCGCCGTCGCGCAGGATTGCGGATACCCAGAAATGTCTGCGCGTATCGGGGAAGCACAACGACCTGGAAGATGTAGGTTTCGACACCTACCATCACACCATGTTCGAAATGCTCGGTAACTGGTCGTTTGGCGATTATTTCAAAAAAGAAGCGATTGCCTGGGCGTGGGAATTGCTGACGGAGGTTTACAAACTGCCGAAAGACAGATTATATGTTTCTGTTTTTGAAGGGAATGAAGCCGATGGCGTGCCTTTCGACCAGGAAGCCTGGGATCTTTGGAAAGGCATCGTAGGCGAAGACCGCATTATCCTTGGCAACAAAAAGGACAACTTCTGGGAAATGGGCGATACCGGCCCGTGCGGCCCTTGTTCCGAGATCCACATCGACCTCCGCCCGTCCGCCGAAGTGGCGGAAGTTTCGGGCAAATCGCTGGTGAACAGGGACCATCCGCAGGTGGTGGAGATCTGGAACCTGGTATTCATGCAGTTCGAGCGCAAGGCCGATGGCTCGCTGATTCCCCTGCCATCGACGCACGTCGATACCGGAATGGGTTTCGAGCGTCTTTGCATGGCTATCCAGCAAAAAACTTCTAACTACGATACCGACGTATTCCAGAACACCATTCAGGTACTGGAAACGCTTTCGGGCAAAAAATACGGACAGGACGGGGAGCCGTTCGCCGATATCGCAATGCGCGTTATTTCCGACCACATCCGTGCAGTGTCCTTCGCCATTACCGACGGCCAGCTACCGTCGAACGTGAAGGCCGGTTATGTGATCCGCCGCATTCTTCGCCGCGCGGTGCGCTACGGGTACTCCTACCTCGGCTTCCAGGAGCCATTCTTCCACAAGCTGGTGCCGGTATTGGCCGCACAGTTCAAAGACGTGTTCCCCGAACTGAAAGACCAGGAAGAATTTGTTACCCGTGTGATCCTGGAAGAAGAAAAAAGCTTCCTGCGCACGCTGGAATCGGGTTTGAAACGGCTCGACAGCATTACTTCGGGTTTAAAAGAAAAGGGTATCAACACGATTCCGGGCGACGAAGTTTTCGAATTGAGCGACACATTCGGTTTCCCCGTGGACCTTACGGCGTTGATCGCACGCGAGAAAAACTTCCAGATCGACGAAACAGGCTACCAGGACGCATTGGCAGAGCAGAAAAAACGCTCCCGCCAGGATGCCGCCAAGGAAGCCACCGACTGGATCGAGCTCCGCGAATACGACGGTGTGGAATTCCTCGGTTATGATTTTGAAGAAACGCATAGCCACATCGTCAAATACCGCAAGGTTAAAACGAAGGCCGGCGAAGAATACCATATCGTGCTCGACAGAACGCCTTTCTACGCTGAAATGGGTGGACAGGTTGGTGATACGGGTGTCTTGATCGTGGGGAGCAAGGAAGAGGGAGAAAAGAGGATTAATATTGTCGATACAAAAAAGGAGAACGACCTTTTTGTACATATTTCACGAGATAAAAACCTGGATGAGGCGCTATCGGAAGCAGGAATTATTACTGCTAAAATCGATGTCGACCGTCGTAACAAAATCAAGGCGAACCACTCGGCTACGCACCTGATGCTCTCGGCCATGCGCGAGGTGCTGGGTACGCACGTGAGCCAGAAAGGTTCGTTCCTGAATGACGAAGTGCTGCGCTTCGACTTTGCGCATTTCTCGAAAGTGACCGACGAGGAGCTGAAAAAGATCGAAGACCGGGTGAATGAGAAGATCCGCGAGAATATCGCGCTCGAAGAAAGAAGGAATGTGCCCATTCAGCAGGCGCTGGATGCCGGTGCTACGGCGACTTTCGGGGAGAAATACGGCGATTTCGTGCGCCTGATCATTTTTGATCCTAAGTTTTCTTTTGAGCTTTGCGGTGGTACGCACGTACCTTCTACGGGTGAGATCGGCGTATTCAGATTCATTTCCGAAGGTTCGGTGTCGGCAGGGGTAAGACGTGTGGAAGCCGTAACCGGTGAAAAAGCGTTGGAACTGATGCGCCAGCAGGAAGAAACCCTGAATAAAATCAAAGAATTACTGAAAGGCCCTACCGACCTGATCAAAGCGGTTGAAAACCTGATCGAGGAGCGCTCGGCTTTGCAGAAAAGGATCACCGCGCTCGAAAACGAGAAAATCCAGGCATTGAAGGCCAGTTTGGTTGAAAATATGGAAAAGCACAGCGCATTTAACCTGATCGTAGAAAAGGTAACTGTACCAGGTGCCGATTCCCTCAAACAGCTTTCCTACGAGCTTCGCGACCAGGTGGAAAACCTCATTGCCGTTTTCGGCGCCGAGATCGGCGGCAAACCGCAGCTTTCGGTGTTCATTGCCGAAAACCTCGTACAGGAAACCGGCCTCAATGCGGGCAAAATCGTGAAAGACCTCGCCAGGGAAATCCGTGGCGGCGGCGGCGGGCAGCCATTTTTCGCAACGGCCGGCGGCTCCGATGCCAGCGGACTCGATACGGCGCTGGAAAAAGCGAGGGGCCTGTTTTGATACGCATTGGTACTTGTCACCTCATAGCAAAAGAGCGGCCCCAAAAGAGCCGCTCTTGTTTTTGGCATTGCATTGTACCAAACCGGCGGGTTATTCCTCCGCTTTCAGCTGGCCTCTGATCTCGCCGTTCGGATATTTGGCCGTGTGAATGTTCACATAATACAGGCCTGCTTTTAGATCGGCTACCTGTGCTTCGGTAAGGGTGTCTTTAAATGCGAAAGGTGTTTTGAAATCGGTCCCAAAATCGATGACCACCGCGCCGGTCGAGTCGGCAGGGCCTTTATGAATGTGCCAGGCGGTTGGAGTGAAGACCGAATCAGCGGATGCGGAATCCGAGGCTGCGGAGTCGCTGTACGTGATATTCAGACTCAGAATCCTCGTCTCCTGGTCCAACGTACCGTCCACTGAACCGGTAGCTGTTGATGGATTAGCGGGTACTTCGTTCGCGCCGGAAAGCGTTGTGGACACTTTCAACTCGGGCAATACGGGAGTCGGGTCTGTCGGATCGTCGTCGTCATTACATGCTGCCACCATTCCGGCGATCACAAACACACCCATGAATGCTAATTTTCTCATAATGCTTTGTTTTAGTAAATAATCGATTTGACCGCCCCTTGGTAAAATTATGGTTCCTGATTCGCCAAATTTTACACAACACATTTATTTTCAATTATTTACAAAAACAACTAAAAAATTCGAAACTGGGGGAAAACCCCTACCCTTTGCTGAATATTACAACAACTTCAATGCATTGACCGGCTTTTGCCCCTGTCGCGAATGGAATTTCCAGCGGTTATGCGACCACAGCCAGAGCTCGGGCTGGCGTTCGATGGTACTTTCCAGCGCTTTGTAATAATGCTCCATAATCCCGGCCTCGCCAAGTTCTTTCGGTTGCCTGGTAATCAGCCGGAACCTGAAATGGTAGGTATTCCGCTCCTTTTTGGAAACGTCCAGGTACACCACCGCACAATCGCGCTGTACGGCGATGCGTGCCGCACCCGACTGGATGAATGTTTTGCGGTTCATAAAATTCAGGTAGTACTTGCCCGACTCCGGTGGTCGCTGGTCGGCGATCGTTACGAAAATAGCCGGGGCATCGTCATTCCAGCCCAGCGTCCGCCGGTACCATTCCGACTTGGGGATCATGACTACGCCGAAACGGCTTCTCAGTTTCAGCGCCCACGCATTCAGCCATCTGTTGGAAATGGGACTGTATGCCGCCAGCACCTTGCAGTGGGTCTGGAGTGGAAGCGACAGCAGGTATTCCCAGCAGCCGTAATGCGAGGCCATGAGCACGATGTTCTTTTTCTCGCGTAACAGCCTGTCGATCAGCTGCGTATTTTCGTAGTGCACCAACCGCCCCAAACCGCCATACGGCATTCTCCCGATTATGAACGGCTCCACGAGCAGGTCGGCCAGGTGCCGGAAATAGGCCCTTACCATCTTTCTGATCTCTTTTTCCGGGCGTGTGGGAAAGCAGCGGGCCATATTCACGAGCACCATGTTGCGGCGGTAAGGCCATAGCCTGCAGAACACCCAAAAAATAAGGTCTGCCAGGGAACGCCAGCCCCATAGAGCCAGCCTGAACCGGAGCGTCCGCATCAGAACAGGTATTGCACACCCGCATTGAACCCTACGAACAAACCCTGGAAATCTTTGGAACTGTTATTTTTCCAGATGTATTTTTTGATAAAATCGTAGTCGTTTTCCCGGTCATAGGAAGTGTAATTGAGCGTAGGGCCGGCGAATGCCTCGAAACGGTTGCCGAACTTCAATGCGGGCAACACGCGGAGCGAGTTTTTGAAATAACTTCCTCCATCGAAATCCGTAAGCGTCTGGCCGACGGCTTCCAGGTTAATGCGCAGGTTACCTGCCAGGGGAATATGCGCACCCAAACCGCCCTCGGCTGCGTACATGGCCTTGGCGTTATCCTTGAAGTTATAGCCTATCCCCGCGATCCCGTACAGCACACGCCCGCCCGAACGGAACGACACGATGCCGGTCATGATCTCGTCCATCGTAAACGCCACCGATTTTTCGCCGTTTTTGATAAAATTGAAGAGCGCGATGGGGTAATCGCTGCTATCGGCGATGTTGATAAAACCCGCCAGTTGTATGCCTTTCACTTTTTTAGCCACATTGGCGAAGCCCGCTACTTGTGTATTGACTTCATTGCCTTTGTTAAGAAATCCGGCCAACTGCAAACCTTTCGCATTCTTTTTGGCAATATTTGCGAAACCGGCTATCTGGGCGGCATCCGAAGCTCCTGCGACATTGGCAAAGCCGGCTATCTGCGCCCCTTGCGCCTGCCCACCCGTAACGTTCGTGAATCCGGCCAACTGGGCGCCCTTCGCCGCACCGCCGATCACATTCGCCACGCCAGCCATCTGTACCCCGCTCGCCGAACCTCCGATGACGTTGGCCGCACCTGCCATTTGTACACCGCCGACATTTTGTTTCACCACATTGGCTACACCGGCTATCGAAGCGCCTGTTTCGGCCTTCGAAAGACCAGCGATGACGTGTAGTGAAAACCGGTTGGTAATAGATGCGGCCTGCTTGCCATTGGAACTTATAGGATAAATGAAACCGATGTGTACCGCAGTTGAGCTATCGCGTTGCGCCACGGAACGAAACGGGGTGGAGAGAAACGATATGACTATAACAACAAACAGTGCGGATGGACTATGAAGGAAATTTTTCATGGATAATGCATTTAAAACGAATTATTAAAATGCAAACGCGCCCCGGCTTCCTTGCAGGCCTTCAATTCTACCGGTATCAGACCGTCTGCATTTTACCGACAACCGGAATGCACCTTACCCTAATTTTTTATGAAAAAAATAAAATCCGAATAGCCTTATATCGATAAATCAAGATATATCTACAATCGGCAGTATTATCTACATTTTCATATAGAAATAATTTCATTTAAACACACACTGAACATCAAATACTTATATACATTTATATGAATTGTCACATTTCCTACACGCAACCAAATCAATATGATGAAACGCTATCTGCTTTTTTGTCAATTGGCATTGCTTCCTGTCCTGACCGTGCAAGCGCAGTTCACAGCAGGAACCAGCGGCTTCTTTATCCGGCAGGACACCCAGGTGTTTATCGACAGCCTTACTCTGAAACCAAGCGTAGATTTTTTGCTTACTTCGCAAACACTGACGATCTCGCCAACGCCCATTCCAGGTAACCCGCCCAGTATTGCGAGGGTTTACAACCTTACTTCCCCCGTTAACTTCACCGGCGTTGCTGGCTTTTTTTACCGCGCTTCGGAGCTCAATGGCAATACGGAAAACACGTTACAGCTCAACTACGGTAACCCCAACTTCCTGTCGACCACCGGAAGCTCCGTCGATGTTGGCCAGCACTACGTTTCCAACACTTTGTCATCGACCGATTTCACATCGCTTACTGCAGCGCAGGAAAATGCATTACCGGTAACGCTGATCGAATTTCAGGTAAAACGTGAGGAGCATGCGACCATCCTCTACTGGCAAACTTCCGCGGAGACGAACAGCGATCATTTCGAGGTCCAGCATAGTGAAGATTTACGGAAATGGACCGCATTAGGCATCGTTAACGCGGCCCAAGAAAGCTCGGTGGAAAAGGGTTATTCGTTCCCGGATGTTGCCCAGCGAGCGGGAACACAATATTACCGGCTAAAAATGGTGGATAGCGACGGCAGCTATGCTTACAGCAGCATCCAGTCCGTCCGACTGGGTTCTTCCGGGATGATCAGTGCTTATCCCAACCCTGTGGTCGACAAACTGCTTATCGGCTCCAAAGAAGCACTCGCGAGCGTGAAAGTGACCGATCTTACCGGCCGCACATTTCTGGAACTATCGAAGCCCAGACCCGGACAGGAGTTCAGTTTGAAAAATTACCCGGCAGGCGCTTATCTGGTGAAGGTCGAGACCATCGCCGGCAAGACCGAGGTTATTAAAATCATCAAAGAGTAAACGATCGCATTTTTATGAAAAATCTATACATCCTCAACGCTCCTCTGCTTTCTTTGAAATCGAGAGGGACCTTTCTCGCTATTCTGCTTACATTATTCGCATTCGCCGCAAACGCCCAGGTTGGCGTCGGAACTATCAGTCCTGATCCGAGCGCTCAGCTGGACGTACAATCCACTACCAAAGGGGCTTTGATCCCGCGCATGACCGATACACAACGTACTGCAATCCCGAGCCCTGCTACTGGTCTACTAGTTTATCAGACCAACGGGAACGCCGGTTTCTGGTATTATACCGGTACCGAATGGGTCCCGCTGAAAAGCACACCAACGTCCAGCAGCTCCACCATTATCCCTTATGCATCGGGAACGCCGGCCATTATGACGACCCTCGCGGGCGGACTAGCTGGTACCGGTTCGGTTGTTGGATTCGGAATCAATACGCCAGGCGTATCGCTGTTGGGAGGCCTGGTTGACGCGACAAACCTCACCAACATGGCCTTCTCCATGCCACGGGATGGCGTCATCACGTCTATCTCCGGCTTTTTCAGTAATACAGCCGCATTGGCTCTGCTAGGTACGCTTAACATACAGGCGCAACTGTTCCGGGCTCCTGAAGGATCCAATCTCTTTTCGCCAATTCCGGGTGCGCTCGTAACGCTTTCACCTGGTCTCACGGGTGTTCTGACTATCGGGACTACTGCATCGGGGCTAACCAATGGATTGAATATCCCTGTGACCGCCGGTACGAGGCTACTGCTGGTGTATTCCGTTAGCGACACAGGGTTCGGCCTTGTCAATACTGTAAACGGGTATGTCAGCGCAGGGGTAGCCATTAACTAGTTCTGCTTTTCCCTTAACGGATTCCCAAACGAAAGCCCGGTTTCGGGCTTTCGTTTGACAGCATGTCGCTCATAGCTTTCCATACCGCCAGCTGATACCTGCCTGGAAACCGATCCAGGATGTAACTTTTTTTGCTTCCGAGATCGATCTTCGGGTAGCCCGACGGCGGAAACTGCTTGTATCCCTTTTTGGCTTCCTGCCCATCATCGTCATACACCGAGTAAGAAGGCCCGGCAAAAAGCAGAAAATGTGTTCCCAATTTATAAGTTGCGGCGGCTTGCAGACGGTACAGCGACGCCATAGTGTTCCAATCGCCCCGGTAAATGTTCTGGCTCAGTATTTCGACAAAGAAACCCGCTTTTTTGAAAGGATAGAACTCCCGCCCGATACCAGCACCGAATGTGCGGATTTTTTTGTCGCTGCTACCGCCCGTTCCGGCCATGAGCAAGCTATAAAACTTGTGCGTCCCCATTTTCCAGGCGATGTTGAACGGCGCGATATCGGTAGCGTATACCGATATATTCGACGTGCTTTTCCTGACAAAATTGAATAGTCCTATACTCGCTCCGGAAGAGCTGTCGGCTATGTTG harbors:
- a CDS encoding TonB-dependent receptor, yielding MKQFLAIVSMLVATHVYAQRITISGFVKEAKSQEQLPGVNVYIPGTSFGTVTNTYGFYSLTFPQTDSAAVLFSSVGYRRQERRIGLKGNGTLNVWLVHGNQLDEVVVTAHHENPASSVQMSQIDVPVQQIKKIPSFFGEKDILKVFQLMPGVQKGTEGQTGLYVRGGGPDQNLIILDDAVVYNANHLFGFFSVFNSDAIKSVELTKGGFPARFGGRLSSVVEMNMKEGSKDRLHGEGGIGLLSSRLTLEGPVRKEKSSFLLSARRTYADVLAAPIIAHAQKGQKDRTKPGYYFYDLNAKVNFDIGPKDKLYLSGYFGRDKFYMHEKSTFYRSNNGLDWGNATGTFRWNHLFSQKLFTNSSLIFSNFDFGVLNAFTDLNSEGAEIGYNSYRYNSRIRDVSVKTDFDYYPTSRHTIKFGLQGTFHRSRPSVLAITGTDINEPASQPVQTFDSFETGIYAEDTWHLFNALKINGGIRLSTFNTQGKTYIRPEPRVSTAVQLAQNLSMKLSYAAMNQYVHLLSNTGIGLPTDLWVPATRKIVPQRSEQFAGGFARYLERPALTVTLEGYYKKDGPYPFL
- a CDS encoding DUF4249 domain-containing protein, whose translation is MKPISFVLILVALTSCETLVSDIPASRLPKATSKLVVHSFISPQNDRINVAVTESVPLFSDTDTKEDVIKTAMVRISDGSNEIILPFDPNSQLYSIDQSRFPIVASKTYSLHVSDGNRDVRATCTVPRNAPVIKSYIIDTTTNSLFTRRDTSLTLKMTWQDIPNDTNYYRVRAVAEVEYDVPDPGVKGKRIRNRFDFSWDETSGRSEWQSDRNLDGSLFSSPTGKVFMPTFSPIQTQDTAPKPFYSKCRLVSVTMMVYNSDVNYFKYHRSLQQRIDTENPFTEPSVIYNNIEGGLGCFGAYNIGKLVYKPD
- the alaS gene encoding alanine--tRNA ligase, which produces MTSHQIRQAFLDFFRSKEHLIVPSAPLVAKNDPTLMFNNSGMAQFKDFFLGNGTPPSRRIADTQKCLRVSGKHNDLEDVGFDTYHHTMFEMLGNWSFGDYFKKEAIAWAWELLTEVYKLPKDRLYVSVFEGNEADGVPFDQEAWDLWKGIVGEDRIILGNKKDNFWEMGDTGPCGPCSEIHIDLRPSAEVAEVSGKSLVNRDHPQVVEIWNLVFMQFERKADGSLIPLPSTHVDTGMGFERLCMAIQQKTSNYDTDVFQNTIQVLETLSGKKYGQDGEPFADIAMRVISDHIRAVSFAITDGQLPSNVKAGYVIRRILRRAVRYGYSYLGFQEPFFHKLVPVLAAQFKDVFPELKDQEEFVTRVILEEEKSFLRTLESGLKRLDSITSGLKEKGINTIPGDEVFELSDTFGFPVDLTALIAREKNFQIDETGYQDALAEQKKRSRQDAAKEATDWIELREYDGVEFLGYDFEETHSHIVKYRKVKTKAGEEYHIVLDRTPFYAEMGGQVGDTGVLIVGSKEEGEKRINIVDTKKENDLFVHISRDKNLDEALSEAGIITAKIDVDRRNKIKANHSATHLMLSAMREVLGTHVSQKGSFLNDEVLRFDFAHFSKVTDEELKKIEDRVNEKIRENIALEERRNVPIQQALDAGATATFGEKYGDFVRLIIFDPKFSFELCGGTHVPSTGEIGVFRFISEGSVSAGVRRVEAVTGEKALELMRQQEETLNKIKELLKGPTDLIKAVENLIEERSALQKRITALENEKIQALKASLVENMEKHSAFNLIVEKVTVPGADSLKQLSYELRDQVENLIAVFGAEIGGKPQLSVFIAENLVQETGLNAGKIVKDLAREIRGGGGGQPFFATAGGSDASGLDTALEKARGLF
- a CDS encoding CHRD domain-containing protein; its protein translation is MRKLAFMGVFVIAGMVAACNDDDDPTDPTPVLPELKVSTTLSGANEVPANPSTATGSVDGTLDQETRILSLNITYSDSAASDSASADSVFTPTAWHIHKGPADSTGAVVIDFGTDFKTPFAFKDTLTEAQVADLKAGLYYVNIHTAKYPNGEIRGQLKAEE
- a CDS encoding lysophospholipid acyltransferase family protein; translated protein: MRTLRFRLALWGWRSLADLIFWVFCRLWPYRRNMVLVNMARCFPTRPEKEIRKMVRAYFRHLADLLVEPFIIGRMPYGGLGRLVHYENTQLIDRLLREKKNIVLMASHYGCWEYLLSLPLQTHCKVLAAYSPISNRWLNAWALKLRSRFGVVMIPKSEWYRRTLGWNDDAPAIFVTIADQRPPESGKYYLNFMNRKTFIQSGAARIAVQRDCAVVYLDVSKKERNTYHFRFRLITRQPKELGEAGIMEHYYKALESTIERQPELWLWSHNRWKFHSRQGQKPVNALKLL
- a CDS encoding T9SS type A sorting domain-containing protein gives rise to the protein MMKRYLLFCQLALLPVLTVQAQFTAGTSGFFIRQDTQVFIDSLTLKPSVDFLLTSQTLTISPTPIPGNPPSIARVYNLTSPVNFTGVAGFFYRASELNGNTENTLQLNYGNPNFLSTTGSSVDVGQHYVSNTLSSTDFTSLTAAQENALPVTLIEFQVKREEHATILYWQTSAETNSDHFEVQHSEDLRKWTALGIVNAAQESSVEKGYSFPDVAQRAGTQYYRLKMVDSDGSYAYSSIQSVRLGSSGMISAYPNPVVDKLLIGSKEALASVKVTDLTGRTFLELSKPRPGQEFSLKNYPAGAYLVKVETIAGKTEVIKIIKE
- a CDS encoding exosporium glycoprotein BclB-related protein, coding for MKNLYILNAPLLSLKSRGTFLAILLTLFAFAANAQVGVGTISPDPSAQLDVQSTTKGALIPRMTDTQRTAIPSPATGLLVYQTNGNAGFWYYTGTEWVPLKSTPTSSSSTIIPYASGTPAIMTTLAGGLAGTGSVVGFGINTPGVSLLGGLVDATNLTNMAFSMPRDGVITSISGFFSNTAALALLGTLNIQAQLFRAPEGSNLFSPIPGALVTLSPGLTGVLTIGTTASGLTNGLNIPVTAGTRLLLVYSVSDTGFGLVNTVNGYVSAGVAIN